One stretch of Juglans microcarpa x Juglans regia isolate MS1-56 chromosome 3D, Jm3101_v1.0, whole genome shotgun sequence DNA includes these proteins:
- the LOC121254780 gene encoding transcription factor BHLH089 isoform X3 gives MDPPALMNEGSFSNANAASYNLLDVWQFPVNGGGGVGEFVGGLGLRRARFGDLNGSNRDDPGNDPMNLDQGPNHDVGGGARKRRDQGDDSAKGVSTSNGNGAYDCDGKRLRTSGSRNENLDSKTEAEPSSGKRVEQSTQPPPETPKQDYIHVRARRGQATDSHSLAERARREKISERMKILQDLVPGCSKVIGKALVLDEIINYIQSLQRQVEFLSMKLEAVNSRMNPGIEAFPSKDI, from the exons ATGGATCCGCCGGCGCTGATGAACGAGGGGTCTTTTTCCAACGCCAATGCTGCGTCGTACAACCTTTTGGACGTCTGGCAGTTCCCGGTGAATGGCGGTGGGGGCGTTGGGGAATTCGTAGGTGGATTGGGGCTGAGGAGGGCCCGGTTCGGGGATCTTAATGGTTCCAATCGGGATGATCCCGGCAACGATCCAATGAATTTGGACCAGGGACCAAATCATGATGTTGGTGGCGGTGCGAGAAAGCGGCGTGACCAAGGGGACGATTCCGCTAAAGGTGTCTCCACCAGCAACGGCAATGGCGCG TACGATTGCGACGGAAAGCGGCTCAGAACATCAGGAAGTCGGAATGAAAATCTTGATTCAAAAACTGAAGCAGAACCCAGTTCAGGCAAGCGTGTGGAGCAGAGTACTCAACCGCCGCCCGAGACGCCCAAGCAAGACTACATCCACGTTCGAGCAAGAAGGGGCCAAGCCACTGATAGCCACAGTCTAGCAGAAAGA gctagaagagaaaaaataagtGAAAGGATGAAAATTCTCCAGGATTTGGTCCCTGGTTGTAGCAAG GTTATTGGCAAAGCACTGGTCCTTGATGAGATAATAAATTACATCCAATCACTTCAACGTCAGGTTGAG TTCTTGTCAATGAAGCTTGAAGCAGTTAATTCAAGAATGAACCCGGGTATTGAAGCGTTTCCGTCTAAAGAC ATTTAA
- the LOC121254780 gene encoding transcription factor BHLH089 isoform X2, whose protein sequence is MDPPALMNEGSFSNANAASYNLLDVWQFPVNGGGGVGEFVGGLGLRRARFGDLNGSNRDDPGNDPMNLDQGPNHDVGGGARKRRDQGDDSAKGVSTSNGNGAYDCDGKRLRTSGSRNENLDSKTEAEPSSGKRVEQSTQPPPETPKQDYIHVRARRGQATDSHSLAERARREKISERMKILQDLVPGCSKVIGKALVLDEIINYIQSLQRQVEFLSMKLEAVNSRMNPGIEAFPSKDTFDTAGMTFGSQATREYGRGSSPDWLHMQVGGGFERT, encoded by the exons ATGGATCCGCCGGCGCTGATGAACGAGGGGTCTTTTTCCAACGCCAATGCTGCGTCGTACAACCTTTTGGACGTCTGGCAGTTCCCGGTGAATGGCGGTGGGGGCGTTGGGGAATTCGTAGGTGGATTGGGGCTGAGGAGGGCCCGGTTCGGGGATCTTAATGGTTCCAATCGGGATGATCCCGGCAACGATCCAATGAATTTGGACCAGGGACCAAATCATGATGTTGGTGGCGGTGCGAGAAAGCGGCGTGACCAAGGGGACGATTCCGCTAAAGGTGTCTCCACCAGCAACGGCAATGGCGCG TACGATTGCGACGGAAAGCGGCTCAGAACATCAGGAAGTCGGAATGAAAATCTTGATTCAAAAACTGAAGCAGAACCCAGTTCAGGCAAGCGTGTGGAGCAGAGTACTCAACCGCCGCCCGAGACGCCCAAGCAAGACTACATCCACGTTCGAGCAAGAAGGGGCCAAGCCACTGATAGCCACAGTCTAGCAGAAAGA gctagaagagaaaaaataagtGAAAGGATGAAAATTCTCCAGGATTTGGTCCCTGGTTGTAGCAAG GTTATTGGCAAAGCACTGGTCCTTGATGAGATAATAAATTACATCCAATCACTTCAACGTCAGGTTGAG TTCTTGTCAATGAAGCTTGAAGCAGTTAATTCAAGAATGAACCCGGGTATTGAAGCGTTTCCGTCTAAAGAC ACATTTGATACAGCTGGCATGACATTTGGCTCACAAGCCACAAGGGAATATGGCCGTGGTTCCTCACCAGATTGGTTGCACATGCAGGTTGGTGGTGGTTTTGAAAGAACATAA
- the LOC121254780 gene encoding transcription factor BHLH089 isoform X1 produces MDPPALMNEGSFSNANAASYNLLDVWQFPVNGGGGVGEFVGGLGLRRARFGDLNGSNRDDPGNDPMNLDQGPNHDVGGGARKRRDQGDDSAKGVSTSNGNGAYDCDGKRLRTSGSRNENLDSKTEAEPSSGKRVEQSTQPPPETPKQDYIHVRARRGQATDSHSLAERARREKISERMKILQDLVPGCSKVIGKALVLDEIINYIQSLQRQVEFLSMKLEAVNSRMNPGIEAFPSKDIGCTCRLVVVLKEHNLWSQTTYPSPHVPPKSLLISNIGNKSIEAMTMLASPLVVKGYTQYNLDM; encoded by the exons ATGGATCCGCCGGCGCTGATGAACGAGGGGTCTTTTTCCAACGCCAATGCTGCGTCGTACAACCTTTTGGACGTCTGGCAGTTCCCGGTGAATGGCGGTGGGGGCGTTGGGGAATTCGTAGGTGGATTGGGGCTGAGGAGGGCCCGGTTCGGGGATCTTAATGGTTCCAATCGGGATGATCCCGGCAACGATCCAATGAATTTGGACCAGGGACCAAATCATGATGTTGGTGGCGGTGCGAGAAAGCGGCGTGACCAAGGGGACGATTCCGCTAAAGGTGTCTCCACCAGCAACGGCAATGGCGCG TACGATTGCGACGGAAAGCGGCTCAGAACATCAGGAAGTCGGAATGAAAATCTTGATTCAAAAACTGAAGCAGAACCCAGTTCAGGCAAGCGTGTGGAGCAGAGTACTCAACCGCCGCCCGAGACGCCCAAGCAAGACTACATCCACGTTCGAGCAAGAAGGGGCCAAGCCACTGATAGCCACAGTCTAGCAGAAAGA gctagaagagaaaaaataagtGAAAGGATGAAAATTCTCCAGGATTTGGTCCCTGGTTGTAGCAAG GTTATTGGCAAAGCACTGGTCCTTGATGAGATAATAAATTACATCCAATCACTTCAACGTCAGGTTGAG TTCTTGTCAATGAAGCTTGAAGCAGTTAATTCAAGAATGAACCCGGGTATTGAAGCGTTTCCGTCTAAAGAC ATTGGTTGCACATGCAGGTTGGTGGTGGTTTTGAAAGAACATAATCTATGGAGTCAGACAACATACCCCAGTCCTCACGTCCCCCCAAAAAGTCTGTTAATCAGTAATATTGGTAATAAAAGCATAGAGGCAATGACAATGCTTGCTTCTCcattggttgtcaaaggataTACCCAATATAACCTCGATATGTGA
- the LOC121254779 gene encoding disease resistance protein RPV1-like produces MEDDHATSVSLAPAFRHRCDVFLSFIGEEPRPSFTYNLCDSLEKHRVRVFFQDHGQQGGEEISPSLLEAIEDSAASIAIFSPNYASSSQRLGELSKICECRRRLLPVFYRVTPSDVRHQRGPFEQHIRHHEERFGMTTVTKWRTAMKKAGGISGWVFDDSGGDEVQAQLIESLVQRVLSELAITPVDVAAYTVGLDSRIKKLMSGLDLNSKGIRVLVLYGMGGVGKTTLAKALCNKLVAHFDCLSFISKVRENSANDADLVSLQNKLIRDLSSGKSTVYSTPAIKEVLQEKRVLVVLDDVDMISKFGALIGRIEWFHEGSRIVVTTRDREVLPEHLVNEFYEVTELRDSEALELFSYHSQRRKRPTEKYLSLSKQIVSLTGGLPLALEVFGSFLFDKRRVEEWEVALQKLKEIRPRHLQDVLKISFDGLDSQEKCIFLDIACLFIKMKMKRKDVIDVLKGCGFGAEIAVRELIAKSLIKVTQENALWMHDQVRDMGKQIVLEDSPVNPGMRSRLWDRDEIMTILKDEKGTGSIEGIVLDFQSMPLVQDKSGDRTAWENFKRSPSFTSALTYMEERYKKFLETKAEREREIILRTKSFESMVNLRLLQINYTRMVGKYKYLPAELKWLQWKGCPFKSIPSDFSPRELAVLDLSDSKIEQVWGSYSNKVAEKLMVMNFHGCHNLAAIPDLSGHQTLEKLDLEHCQSLTNIHESIGNVSTLLHLNLRYCSNLTEFPAEVSGLKKLETFILSDCSKLKQLPMDIGSMRSLKELLADDTAIAELPESISCLAKLENLSLKGCRFLRRLPNCIGKLSSLKELSLNHSAVEEIPESVGDLLNLEKLGLTGCKSVTSIPDSVGNLISLSELLLNGCAIHKLPDSIGSLSYLKDLLVGNCRFLSILPDSIEGLASMVELQLDKTSIKNLPDQIGALKMLRKLEMSNCKDLISLPKSLGNMLALTTLNIYNANISELPVSIGMLENLVSLRLTKCTQLHELPASIGNLKSLHSLMMAETAVTELPESFGMLSSLKRLEMGKDPRQELARNRIPEELVTATAQGEPNPVRLPASFSNLCSLQELDARAWKLRGRIPDDFEKLSSLQNLNLGHNDFFSLPSSLRGLSLLKELLLPDCKELTSLPPLPSSLVTVNVADCTALETVSDLSNLESLWELNLTNCDKVVDIPGLEGLKSLRRLFMTGCRTCSSAVRKRLSKVCLRNLRSLSMPGSKIPDWFSGEVVTFSERKNRAIKGVIIGVVVSVNNQIQDELRDRLPLIAGIRAHITKLNQPIFSTMLELKGIPKVDEDHLYLCRFHDYRPLVTQLKDGYKIQVTQQDPPYIKGVEMKKCGIYLIFEGEDDYEGDEESLRESQLSISEKLAKFFSSLGEEDHVSESGREVESQAQEIEEQEERERKPFWFGFTRLVRGCFCF; encoded by the exons ATGGAAGACGACCACGCCACTTCCGTTTCATTGGCTCCCGCTTTTAGGCACCGGTGTGACGTGTTCCTGAGCTTCATAGGCGAAGAACCCCGCCCTAGCTTTACTTACAACCTCTGCGACTCGCTCGAGAAACACCGCGTCCGAGTCTTCTTCCAAGACCACGGGCAGCAGGGTGGGGAAGAGATCTCGCCGTCTCTGCTCGAGGCCATCGAGGACTCGGCTGCTTCCATCGCCATCTTCTCCCCGAACTACGCGTCGTCCTCTCAGCGCCTAGGGGAGCTTTCGAAGATATGCGAGTGTAGGAGGCGCCTTCTCCCCGTGTTCTACCGAGTCACGCCGTCGGACGTACGGCACCAGCGTGGACCGTTCGAACAACATATTAGACACCATGAAGAGAGGTTTGGAATGACCACGGTTACTAAGTGGAGGACAGCCATGAAAAAGGCTGGTGGAATCTCTGGTTGGGTTTTCGACGACAG TGGCGGCGATGAGGTGCAAGCGCAGTTGATTGAATCTTTAGTCCAGAGGGTGTTGTCTGAACTGGCCATTACTCCAGTGGATGTTGCTGCATATACAGTTGGACTTGATTCTCggattaaaaaattgatgagtGGGTTGGATTTAAATTCCAAAGGCATTCGAGTTCTTGTATTATATGGGATGGGTGGGGTTGGAAAGACAACCCTTGCCAAGGCTCTTTGTAACAAACTTGTTGCCCACTTTGACTGCCTCAGTTTCATTTCCAAAGTAAGAGAAAACTCTGCGAACGATGCTGATTTAGTATCCCTACAGAACAAACTTATCCGCGACCTTTCTTCGGGTAAGTCAACTGTATATTCTACCCCTGCAATCAAGGAAGTACTTCAAGAGAAGCGAGTTCTTGTTGTTTTGGATGATGTTGACATGATAAGTAAGTTTGGTGCATTAATTGGGAGAATAGAATGGTTTCATGAAGGAAGTAGAATCGTGGTAACCACAAGAGACAGAGAAGTTTTACCTGAACATCTTGTGAATGAGTTTTACGAGGTCACAGAATTGAGAGACTCTGAAGCCTTAGAGCTTTTTAGCTACCATTCACAAAGGAGAAAAAGACCCacagaaaaatatttaagtctGTCCAAGCAAATCGTGTCCCTTACAGGGGGTCTACCATTAGCTTTGGAAGTATTTGGTTCGTTCTTGTTCGATAAGAGGAGAGTAGAGGAATGGGAAGTTGCTCTACAAAAGTTGAAAGAGATTCGTCCCCGCCATCTTCAGGATGTTTTGAAGATAAGTTTTGATGGGCTAGATTCACAAGAGAAGTGCATATTCCTTGATATTGCATGTTTAttcattaaaatgaaaatgaagagaaaggaTGTTATTGACGTGTTAAAAGGTTGCGGATTTGGGGCCGAGATAGCAGTCAGAGAACTCATAGCAAAATCACTCATCAAGGTCACCCAGGAAAACGCCTTGTGGATGCATGATCAAGTTAGAGACATGGGAAAACAAATTGTTCTAGAGGATAGCCCTGTGAATCCTGGCATGCGAAGCAGACTGTGGGATCGTGATGAGATCATGACTATCTTGAAGGATGAGAAG GGAACAGGATCTATAGAAGGGATCGTCCTAGACTTTCAAAGCATGCCCCTTGTGCAGGATAAAAGCGGTGACAGAACTGCTTGGGAAAATTTTAAGAGGTCGCCCAGTTTCACCTCTGCATTGACATACATGGAAGAAAGGTATAAGAAGTTTCTTGAAACTAAagcagaaagagagagggagataatACTACGCACGAAGTCCTTTGAATCTATGGTTAACCTAAGACTTCTGCAAATCAATTATACAAGAATGGTAGGAAAGTATAAATATCTTCCTGCAGAACTGAAGTGGCTACAGTGGAAAGGGTGTCCTTTCAAAAGTATTCCTTCTGATTTTTCTCCACGGGAACTTGCTGTCCTTGACCTCTCAGACAGCAAAATTGAACAAGTGTGGGGCTCGTATAGTAATAAG GTTGCTGAGAAGTTGATGGTCATGAATTTCCACGGTTGCCATAATCTTGCTGCTATTCCTGATTTATCTGGCCATCAAACATTGGAAAAGCTTGATCTTGAGCATTGCCAGAGTCTAACTAATATTCATGAATCAATAGGAAATGTGAGTACATTACTTCATTTAAACCTAAGATATTGTTCGAACCTTACTGAGTTTCCTGCTGAAGTCTCTGGACTGAAAAAATTAGAGACTTTCATCCTCTCTGATTGTTCAAAATTGAAACAATTACCAATGGACATAGGCAGCATGAGATCTCTAAAAGAACTTCTCGCTGATGACACCGCTATAGCAGAGCTACCTGAATCCATTTCTTGCCTTGCTAAACTCGAAAACCTTAGTCTAAAAGGTTGTCGGTTCTTAAGAAGACTACCCAACTGCATTGGAAAGCTTTCTTCCCTGAAAGAACTCTCACTTAATCATTCTGCAGTAGAAGAAATACCCGAGTCTGTTGGAGATTTATTAAACCTTGAGAAACTAGGTTTAACGGGTTGTAAATCAGTCACTTCAATTCCAGATTCTGTTGGCAATCTCATATCGTTGTCAGAACTTCTCCTTAATGGTTGTGCAATCCATAAACTGCCTGATTCCATTGGTTCATTGTCATATTTGAAGGACTTATTAGTTGGAAACTGTCGGTTTCTGAGTATATTGCCTGATTCAATTGAAGGACTGGCTTCTATGGTTGAACTTCAATTGGATAAgacatcaataaaaaatttgccAGATCAGATAGGTGCCTTGAAAATGCTAAGGAAGCTTGAGATGAGTAACTGCAAAGATCTTATATCTTTACCAAAATCACTGGGAAACATGTTGGCCCTTACTACTTTGAACATATACAATGCCAACATTTCTGAATTGCCAGTATCCATAGGGATGCTGGAAAATCTTGTTTCATTAAGATTGACTAAATGCACCCAGCTCCATGAACTTCCTGCTTCAATAGGAAATTTGAAGTCTTTGCACTCCTTGATGATGGCAGAAACTGCTGTGACAGAACTACCTGAAAGCTTTGGGATGCTCTCAAGTTTAAAGAGATTAGAAATGGGCAAGGACCCTCGTCAGGAGTTAGCTAGAAACAGAATTCCTGAGGAGCTTGTAACTGCAACTGCACAAGGGGAACCTAATCCAGTCAGACTTCCGGCTTCTTTTTCCAATTTATGCTCACTACAAGAACTAGATGCTCGCGCTTGGAAGCTACGTGGTAGAATCCCTGATGATTTTGAAAAGTTGTCGTCATTGCAGAATTTGAATCTAGGCCACAATGATTTCTTCAGCCTTCCATCGAGCTTAAGGGGCCTCTCGCTACTCAAAGAGCTTTTATTGCCCGACTGCAAAGAGCTCACGTCTCTTCCTCCACTTCCCTCGAGCTTGGTGACGGTGAATGTTGCAGACTGTACAGCATTAGAAACGGTGTCTGATCTTTCCAACCTGGAAAGCTTGTGGGAGCTGAACCTTACGAACTGTGACAAGGTGGTGGATATTCCGGGCCTTGAAGGCTTGAAGTCCTTGAGAAGGTTGTTCATGACTGGTTGCAGAACATGCTCGTCCGCAGTAAGAAAAAGGCTTTCTAAG GTTTGTTTGAGGAATTTACGCTCTCTGAGTATGCCGGGAAGCAAAATTCCAGATTGGTTTTCTGGAGAGGTGGTTACATTTTCAGAACGCAAGAACCGTGCGATCAAAGGTGTGATAATAGGTGTTGTTGTCTCTGTCAACAATCAAATACAAGATGAGTTAAGAGATCGACTCCCTTTGATAGCAGGTATACGAGCACATATTACCAAACTGAATCAACCTATATTCAGTACAATGCTGGAGTTAAAGGGAATCCCAAAGGTGGACGAAGATCATCTTTACTTGTGTCGTTTTCACGATTATCGCCCTTTAGTAACTCAGTTGAAGGATGGTTATAAGATACAAGTGACACAGCAAGACCCGCCATACATCAAGGGGGTTGAGATGAAAAAGTGTgggatttatttgatttttgaaggTGAGGATGATTATGAAGGAGATGAGGAATCATTGCGTGAAAGCCAACTATCCATTTCAGAAAAGCTAGCAAAGTTTTTCAGCTCTCTTGGAGAGGAAGATCACGTCTCTGAATCTGGTCGTGAAGTGGAAAGCCAAGCGCAAGAGATTGAGgaacaagaagaaagagaaagaaagccCTTTTGGTTTGGCTTTACGCGGCTTGTTCGAGgatgcttttgtttttaa